A segment of the Coregonus clupeaformis isolate EN_2021a unplaced genomic scaffold, ASM2061545v1 scaf0570, whole genome shotgun sequence genome:
TCAGAttgagcgaaggttcaccttccaacaggacaacgaccctaagtaggcgtgacaacacaggagtggcttcgggaccagtctcaatgtccttgagtggcccagcaagagcccggacttcaacctgatcgaacatctctggagagacctgaaaatagctgtgcagcaacgctccccatccaacctgacagagcttgaaaggatctgcagagaagaatgggagaaactccccaaatacaggtgtgccaagcttgtagcgtcatacccaagaggactcgaggctgtaaacgctgtcaaaggtgcttcaacaaagtactgagtaaagggtctgaatacttatgtaaatgtaatttcagtTTTTTAAACTTTTTATAAATTACCAAAATAATTCtataaaaaaacagtttttgctttgtcattatgggtaataatcaattttataataaggctgtaacgtaacaaaatgtggaaaaggtcaaggggtctgaatactttccgaaggcactgtatgtaaatgagatttctgtatatcattttcaatatatttgcaaaatgtctaaaaacatgttttcactttgtcattatggggtattgtgtgtagatgggtgaggaaaaacaatccattgaatccattttgaattcaggctgtaacacaaactgtggaataagtcaagggatacCAATACTATCACCGATATTGACCTTTTACCGCTACATCGGTATCGGATGATAATTCTACCGATAACCAATattgaataaataggatgaaaaaGGTAATCTCATGCTAATCTGAATACCTGCGGCCATTCTCATGATGTCATTAATGTCACAATGTATGAAATCAACGTTTGAGGCATAGTTATTGGACAATTGCTCTTTTGAATGGATATTTATGAGAATTCAGTGTAGAAAGATGAGACTTTTTCATTTTCCCACTCTAAAACAGTATATCGGCATCGGTAAGTTTTGCCCCCAAAAATCGGCATCGgaccacaaaaaaaaaacatatcggTCGGGCTCTAGTAGTTACAATCTGAAAACATACAGTGTTGTTGACAAATATTGGACAGTTTCATTGGGAAAACCCtttcaacacacacagacacacacacagggatctATAGATGACAAACACAAGCTGAATGCTCAGTGGACTCCACATTGATTACCTTTAAGCAGAGCCCTGTTCCTCCTTGACCTTGTTCTCTGCCTCCATCTCCTCCACCCCAGCCTGGGTCATCAGGTCACCAATGTTCTTCTCCAGGTCATCGATGCGGCCACTCATCTCATCGAGTACTCTCGTCAAGGAAGTGGGAACAACATTCAGGTACCATGCCTAGTATACAAAATATCCCTAACTCCCATCCATAGAACTATGTAGTACCAATTCCTTTGACCCAATCTGTCTGCTTTTTacagttctgtatttttgaaatGTTAGCAAAAGTTtttacatttcactgttagtctacacctgttgtttacgaagcatgtgacaaataaaaatgtgattGATTATTTTACACAATTGCTTCAAACCGGCTGACAAGACTGCCAGGATTGAGTGCATTACATGTATCTGAATGATCAAACCATGCAATCATTGATATCATTAGATGAGGCTATGagaaatcaaattaaattgtaaCGTAAAACTGTGTCATTCTTAAAGTCTGTCTTTGATTGAACCATAGAAAAATAGCATTGAAATTGTGAAGGCAGGATATTTCTTCCAATGATCTGGTCTGACATGGTCTGGAATTTATCCTGCATCTGCTGCAGCAGTGTCTGGACctgcagagaaggagagaggagaggtggacagAACATTTTGTCACTACTGTTTGTTGCAATGTGTGGGCAGACACGTTTCTATCCTGTAGCATTGCAGAATCGTGGTGCATGCATGTATACTACTGAACTTTGTGGGCGTTAAGATGCTTCCGATGCCTACTCAACAGGGTGCTGCCTCCACCGCTGataccatggaaaccatggagaCTTGCAGTTTGTCCccaacaaacaaaatgtaaaatgtagctaCATGCCGgaacacaattacatttagttagatagcaagctagctaattCCAGTTCCATTTCAAGAATAatagctgtagctagctagctaaacaggaTTAAAACAAAGGTAATGTAGCTAAACAGAATTTTCGACTGCAACTATTTCATTCTGGAAAGTTACTGTTTGATAAGCTACAAAAACGAATGGGGAAAAAATATGTTATAGCAGAACTTTAGATAACGTTAGCCAGCCTGCTGGTAGTTAAGTTAGCTAACGCTAGCTAGTTCTGCGGACGGTTTTCAAGTCGGATAGGATATGGCAAGGATTTgggaacgttagctagctagctaggtaataaGACTCACCACCCCAGTCAGGTCCTGTACAGATTTCGGATCCTGGATCTCTGACATTGCACTAAATTCGTGGCGCTGCTGTACGATAGAGACCACCGCTGGTTAGTCAGAGACGTCTTTCTTCCTTCTCTGCAGGCGAAGCGAAACAACCGTCAATGACTGAGGGAGTTATTTTACGATGGCCCAGGTTGATGGCCAGTCACCTCATCGGGCGAAAGCGGGGAGGGAGAAGCGTCCGTCACAAATCGGACAGTAATCTGCACCACttggtcatgttgtcaacaaggcggcatggtgcatcgtccagaaacatacaacatatatttttccaataaaatacatgtttgaattttcaaactagttttcattgggatggcagataaagcgtttttatcaaaagcaatcacatGGAAAAACACAATCTTACTAATTACTACACGTGCTTGATTACCAAAcgtttgttttgagccgacttcgccgtcGGACGGTCAGAGCATGACACCTGGCTCATGCCCATTgggcagcccggttccaaatcGAACGCAATCAACTTCCAGCCGGTGCAAAATACGCATAAACGGGCGCCCGAGCAGATTAATCGAATCCCTCACTGACTAGCTACAGACCCCCAACCGGTAAACAGTGAAGCATGCGCATGCTAAATCTCGCGAGTTTTCCAAAACCGGAAACAAGCAAACGGTATTAGAAGCGTTTTTAATATGCTTTATAAATTAATGCAACAACATTATCGAGTATTTGGTAGAAATAGAGCAGAACTCGGAACATGATGCATGGCGAACAAGCATTTAGTAGGAAATATCTATTTGAAAGGAAACTGCATCCTCCTCGATTTGGTTGATGAAACGCACATTTAATCGCCATTCAATATTATTTTCTGCCGGTTGAATTCACTCAACACTTCCTTTTTCTTATCCTGGCCTTGATGAACAAAAGCAACAACAAAAGCTTACAGATGCTATTTAGGGCCTACTTCACATGACACGTCTAAATGCACAATTTAACTAACGGAACTAAAGTCTGACATTATGTTCGGTGCATAGGATCAGAGCCTACTGGTGGAAAGCTGTGCTGTGGTGTCCCATGAGTTGTGAGAGCCATGGACAGCAGACTGGGTCTGGGTGATGAGGAGGGAGATGTGGGGACCCTGTGGGCCTCTCTGGGCTGGCTGGCGTCCTGTGTGATGGTGGTTGGAGGGGCTCTGCCCTACGCCCCACAGTACCAGCAGATCCTCCGGACCAAGAACACAGACGGCTTCTCTACACGCGTCTGCCTGGTTCTGCTGGTCGCTAACATCCTTCGCATCCTCTTCTGGCGAGTGTGTTTGGGTGTTGGGGGGGCTTACCTGGAGTTAATACAGTGTCAGTTTCCCctctgttcgctgctctggcaccccaatggtggaacaagctccctcacgacgccaggacagcggagtcactcaccaccttccggagacatttgaaaccccacctctttaaggaatacctgggataggataaagtattccttctaaccccccccaaattgtaaagtggttatcccactggctatagggtgaacgcaccaatttgtgagtcgctctggctaagagcgtctgctaaatgacgttaatgtgcccctgagcaaggcacttaaccctaattgctcctgtaagtcgctctggttaagagcgtctgctaaatgactaaaatgtaaaatgtaaatgtatgtgtctgtctgcctctgtgtctgtctgtgtgtatgtgcactTGCGTGTGTGTTTTCACACCTGCAGGTTTGGGAAGCAGTTTGAGGTCACTCTGGTCCTGCAGAGTGTGGTGATGATTCTCACCATGCTGGTGATGCTCAACCTCTGCTGCTCTGTCCAGAACACCAACCGCATCAGCACCAGACAGCACCACATCACAGGTAACAGCAACCATATGGCTCCCATGGAATAACTATCTAACAACCATCTAGACTCGGCTCCAGGCTTTGGCATCTATCAACCATTTAATAATCATAAGACAGCTATCTATCAAGCATCTATAAACCATTTAATAACCATAAGACAGCTATCTATCAAGCATCTAACGTCCAAACTCATAGCCACCTCTGCAGCTGTTCCATTGTTTTACCACTAGAGGGAGATATTGGAGAGGTAAAAAGAAGAAACAATACCCTCcattatgttctctctctcctctcttctctctttctctctcttgtctgtctgtctgtctgtctctctctctctctctctctctctctctctctctctctctctctctctctctctctctctctctctctctctctctctctctctatcagatcTGGAACCCCGGTTCTTCTGGAGCTGGGACGGCTTCGAGGACTACCTCATCTTCCTGTTGGCCTTCACCCTGCCCTGTGCCTTCACCACCCTTCTCCTCCTGGACTCCTCTCTGTTTGTGGAGACCCTGGGCTCCCTGGCTGTGCTGGCGGAGGCCATGCTGGGGCTGCCACAGCTGCTCCAGAACCAACGCAACCACTCCACCACCGGCATGAGGTGAGGCTGAGGAAGCAAACACCACACATTTTCTTCAGAAAATTGACCCGTTCTACTCGGATGACTGTTatttgccccccccaaaaaaaatgaagAAAATGTGGTTTAtgtcaggggttcccaaactgcAGGGTAGTTTTGGTATACCGATACCACAGGTAATATCACAATACCAAAATCTTATGATACCAACAGTTTAGAATACCGTCGTACCGTTTCATATGATTCATTACCAAATGTTTTGGCCCTACCGATCTAAAGAACCAGCTGGCGGCTGTTATAAAATGtttctttataaaaaataaaaaattaaacagCAGCCACTAATATCTTGAATTTGGAAGTCCAATAATGTCCACTTAACTTTCATGCGCATATAACGTGTGGCAGCAGTGATCAGCCAGCCACTTCCCCTTCCATCCATCACTAACCTGCTTCCCCTTCCATCCATCACTCACCTGCTTCCCCTTCCATCCATCACTCACCTGCTTCCCCTTCCATCCATCACTCACCTGCTTCCCCTTCCATCCATCACTCACCTGCTTCCCCTTTCATCCATCACTCACCTGCTTCCCCTTCCATCCATCACTCACCTGCTTCCCCTTCCAGCCATCACTCACCTGCTTCCCCTTCCAGCCATCACTCACCTGCTTCCCCTTCCAGCCATCACTCACCTGCTTCCCCTTCCAGCCATCACTCACCTGCTTCCCCTTCCAGCCATCACTCACCTGCTTCCCCTTCCAGCCATCACTCACCTGCTTCCCCTTCCATCCATCACTCACCTGCTTCCCCTTCCATCCATCACTCACCTGCTTCCCCTTCCATCCATCACTCACCTGCTTCCCCTTCCATCCATCACTCACCTGCTTCCCCTTCCATCCATCACTCACCTGCTTCCCCTTCCAGTCATCACTCACCTGCTTCCCCTTCCATCCATCACTCACCTGCTTCCCCTTCCATCCATCACTCACCTGCTTCCCCTTCCATCCATCACTCACCTGTTTCCCCTTCCATCCATCACTCACCTGCTTCCCCTTCCATCCATCACTCACCTGCTTCCCCTTCCATCCATCACTAACCTGCTTCCCCTTCCAGCCATCACTCACCTGCTTCCCCTTCCATCCATCACTCACCTGCTTCCCCTTCCATCCATCACTCACCTGCTTCCCCTTCCATCCATCACTCACCTGCTTCCCCTTCCATCCATCACTCACCTGCTTCCCCTTCCATCCATCACTCACCTGCTTCCCCTTCCATCCATCACTCACCTGATTCTCTCCATCTGCTCTTCCTGCTCATCTATTCCTCCCTCAGTTTATAAAATATCATTTAGCCGTGATGGCGAGCGGGGATGCAGACCCTGATGAGTGTTCTGTTGTTACTTGTATACATTGGAGCAGCGCGCAGAGCGAGTGAAGTTGATACATTGTATAATTGAATCACCTGGTATAACCTAGAGCACAGGCCAGTCTGAGTAGGCTTTGCAATTGCAAGTTCGCTAGCCTGTCACACAGCCTCTGAGTGCCAGAGGAAAAATGGAGCACAGCAAAGAAAGTGGCTTGTCTAAAAAAATCAGACTCATATTACCGGAGCTACCTTTTGTTTCTGCGCGATTTTGTGCGCATTTTATATTATTTCTCAAACCATGTCGCGGGCGGTTTTAATCCCGGGTCAAACGTTTTTGGTTTGATAACAAACAACGTcatgttcagtcatgttacctagcGAGCTAACAACctgctaactgtgtgtgtgtgtttctgagagtgagggagacagagagtggtgtgtgtttctgagagtgagggagacggagagtggtgtgtgtttctgagagtgagggagacggagagtggtgtgtgtttctgagagtgagggagacggagagtggtgtgtgtttctgagagtgagggagacggagagtggtgtgtgtttctgagagtgagggagacagagagtggtgtgtgtttctgagagtgagggagacagagagtggtgtgtgtttctgagagtgagggagacagagagtggtgtgtgtttctgagagtgagggagacagagagtggtgtgtgtttctgagagtgagggagacggagagtggtgtgtgtttctgagagtgagggagacggagagtggtgtgtgtttctgagagtgagggagacagagagtgaTGTGTATTtctgagagtgagggagacagagagtggtgtgtgtttctgagagtgagggagacagagagtggtgtgtgtttctGAGAGTGAGGGAGTCAGAGATTGGTGTGTGTTtctgagagtgagggagacagagagtggtgtgtgtttctgagagtgagggagacggagagtggtgtgtgtttctgagagtgagggagacggagaggggtgtgtgtttctgagagtgagggagacggagagtggtgtgtgtttctgagagtgagggagacggagagtggtgtgtgtttctgagagtgagggagacggagagtggtgtgtgtttctgagagtgagggagacggagagtggtgtgtgtttctgagagtgagggagacggagagtggtgtgtgtttctgagagtgagggagacggagagtggtgtgtgtttctgagagtgagggagacggagagtggtgtgtgtttctGAGAGTGAGGGAGACGGAGAGTGGTGTGTGCTTCTGAGAGTGAGGGAGACGGAGAGTGGTGTGTGCTTCTGAGAGTGAGGGAGAcggagagtggtgtgtgtttctgagagtgagggagacggagagtggtgtgtgtttctgagagtgagggagacggagagtggtgtgtgtttctgagagtgagggagacggagagtggtgtgtgtttctgagagtgagggagacggagagtggtgtgtgtttctgagagtgagggagacggagagtggtgtgtgtttctGAGAGTGAGGGACAcggagagtggtgtgtgtttctgagagtgagggagacagagagtggtgtgtgtttctgagagtgagggagacagagagtggtgtgtgtttctgagagtgagggagacagagagtggtgtgtgtttctgagagtgagggagacggagagtggtgtgtgtttctgagagtgagggagacggagagtggtgtgtgtttctgagagtgagggagacagagagtggtgtgtgtttctgagagtgagggagacagagagtggtgtgtgtttctgagagtgagggagacagagagtggtgtgtgtttctgagagtgagggagacggagagtggtgtgtgtttctgagagtgagggagacagagagtggtgtgtgtttctgagagtgagggagacagagagtggtgtgtgtttctgagagtgagggagacagagagtggtgtgtgtttctgagagtgagggagacaagagagtggtgtgtgtttctgagagtgagggagacagagagtggtgtgtgtttctgagagtgagggagacagagagtggtgtgtgtttctcccattcctccagccAAATCACAGCTAGGCCTTTGGAAATATGAGCAAATCAGCCATTCTATGCAGTATTCTGTTATACAGTGTGAAGTTAAATcaatatgtgttgtattgagtagaagTGTGAATGTCAGTGACAGTTTTATGTTTTATGCACAGAACATTTAGAAAACAAAAACAAGTGTTTCTTTAAtttcatttaaaaataaataataattgcaAGCAACAACCGATTTAAATGAATTTGGACAAGGGCTCCGTGGAACAAGTTTAGAGGGAGCAATACAATACAATCATATATTattcatctacagtggggaaaaaatgtatttagtcagccaccaattgtgcaagttctcccacttaaaaagatgagagaggcctgtaattttcatcataggtacacgtcaactatgacagacaaaatgagagaaaaacaatccagaaaatcacattgtaggaattttaatgaatttatttgcaaattatggtggaaaataagtatttggtcaataacaaaagtttctcaatactttgttatataccctttgttggcaatgacacaggtcaaacgttttctgtaagtcttcacaaggttttcacacactgttgctggtattttggcccattcctccatgcagctctcctctagagcagtgatgttttggggctgtcgctgggcaacacggactttcaactccctccaaagattttctatggggttgagatctggagactggctaggccactccaggaccttgaaatgcttcttacgacgccactccttcgttgcccgggcggtgtgtttgggatcattgtcatgctgaaagacccagccacatttcatcttcaatgcccatgctgatggaaggaggttttcactcaaaatctcacgatacatggccccattcattctttcctttacacggatcagtcgtcctggtccctttgcagaaaaacagccccaaagcatgatgtttccacccccatgcttcacagtaggtatggtgttctttggatgcaactcagcattctttgtcctccaaacacgacgagttgagtttttaccaaaaagttctattttagtttcatctgaccatatgacatt
Coding sequences within it:
- the LOC121583451 gene encoding heat shock factor-binding protein 1 — protein: MSEIQDPKSVQDLTGVVQTLLQQMQDKFQTMSDQIIGRIDEMSGRIDDLEKNIGDLMTQAGVEEMEAENKVKEEQGSA
- the LOC121583450 gene encoding solute carrier family 66 member 2-like, translated to MDSRLGLGDEEGDVGTLWASLGWLASCVMVVGGALPYAPQYQQILRTKNTDGFSTRVCLVLLVANILRILFWFGKQFEVTLVLQSVVMILTMLVMLNLCCSVQNTNRISTRQHHITDLEPRFFWSWDGFEDYLIFLLAFTLPCAFTTLLLLDSSLFVETLGSLAVLAEAMLGLPQLLQNQRNHSTTGMSVNMVLLWMAGDSFKTAYFTLKESPLQFLLCGLAQVLVDMAILYQVCLYSQDSWDKLA